Genomic DNA from Spiroplasma alleghenense:
TGATAAATTCAAGGTTAGGAATAACAATATCGATTCCTAAAATACCTTTTTCTGGAAACTTGATACCCGAATCAAAGATAAATAAATCTTCGTCCACATCAACAATAAATAGATTTTTACCGCGTTCATCTTGACCACCAAGGGCCATAAACTTAATTTCTGACATTTTTTTCTCCTCTATTATAAAGACCCTGCTTTACGAAATAAAAACTTTGCTTGTTTTTAACTATTATTTTTATTAAATTACTCGCAATTGCACTTAAGACTTAGTTTTTTATATTATATCTCATTTTATATTTAATTACTTATAATAGTTTAATAATTTTGGATGAAAATCATTAATTGCTTGTTTGCCCTTAATTAGGTGTAAAATATAAAAAATAGGAGGTTAATTATGCGTTCAATTTCTTTTGATGAATACTTAAAAATTCAAGATACCGCCAGAACCATTGATGTAAGGACGGCTAGCGAGGTTAAAACTTTGCTTAAATTCAACTGGGCAGAAAATATTTATGTTGATGATTTGATTAGGAATTTTAAAACCTATTTTCCTGATAAAAATCAATTAATTGTGACTGTTTGTAACGCAGGAAATCGCAGTGGTCAAGCTGCTCAGTTTTTACAAGAAAACGGTTATCAAAATGCTTATGTTTTAACTGGAGGCATTTATAATTACTTTAGAAATAAAAAATAATCAGTAAATTTACTGATTATTTTTTTATTGGTTCTACAAAATCTCTAATTGTATTATCAAAATATTTAGTTGTATTATTTGCTCAAAGTTGGTTTGGAGTTTCATACTTTGAAAGTTTTTTGAATACTTCATTTTTGCTATCTATAAAATCTTGAGTACTAGCAATTTCGTTTTCGTTAACAATTTCTACATGATTATTGTAAATGCTTTTATAAACTAAAATATCAAACACTTTTTTCTCATAATCTTGTAAAAATTTATTATTACGGTATAAGTAGAAATAACGCATCATTTTTTCATTATCTGAATCACCTCTTTGGTATTTAAATGGTGAATCTCAACCCGATAATTCCTCAATTTCAGCAATTGTACTTTTGTAAATCGCTTGGTATTCATCAGAATTAATATAATCTTCTAGGTTATTAATGTATAGCTTTAAAGCCTTAATAGTTTCTGAGCTTGGTTTAAATTTAGCAGTTGGATCTACAAAATCTGGGAACGCTTCTCCGTTAGGAATGATTTCAATACCATTATCATCACCGGGCAATACTGGTTTACTTGGGTTTGGATGAGTTGGTTTACTTGGATCTGGAATTGAAATATTTGGTTGTTCGGGAGTAATTCCTCCACCCCCATTAGCCACACCAAAAGTACATGAAACAACCGAAGTTGGAATTGTTGTTGCTAAAAAGGTTCCTGCCAGAACAGTTAATAATTTTTTCATTAAAATCACTCCTTTGTATTAATATATTATATACCTTTTTAAATCAAAATTTAACTGTCCATATTTTTTAATAACCTTTTTGTTTTCAAAACAAAAGTATTAAAATTATAATCTTTGAGAGATAAAACTACACTATCTTCTGATAAAGTACTTTTAATCCCCAATTTTTTTAAACGTTTTTGGTCCATTAATGAATTTGAAAACAACTTCAAGCAACAATCGTTATTGATAGTTTCGATGCTTTGGATATTATCTAAACCTCCAACTGAGTCCAAAATATTATCGTATTTAAAAATATTTTTCTTAAAATTGGGGTCCTTATTATTCTTATTAAAATTGGTATAAAATCCTTTTCGAATAAATAAATAGATTATACTTCATATGGCAATCACTACTGCCACGATTAACATTACAAGTCAAACTATTAGCATTATTTTAATCCATCCTTAATAAAAATATCTCTCAGCAACTTTATTTTTGTTGGTCCATTTTTAATCGTACTGATAACTTTAACTTTATTTTGAAGTAAACTAATTTGGATTTCGTTTGCATCTAGTTTTTTCAACTTAGTATCAATAAATAAATTATGAGAATTATTTTCAATTTGTAAAGCAACTTTATGGTTTGGTCCTAAAATGATTGGCGCTTGTAAAGAGTGATAATTATTATTATTAATGGGACTAATTTCACTAATTTGGATAATTCCTGAATCAGCAATCACAACACTGCCCCCATTAGATTTGCTAAATCCAGTTGAGCCATTAGCTGTGGTTATACAAAGTCCACTACCTTTGAAATTTTGCAACAACTCATTGTTAATAATAATTTTGATATCTCTAGCTCGTGAATCATTTATTAGTTTTAATTCATTAAGAGCTAAAAATTGTTCTGAACCAAATTCAACATTTAGAACATCAAAGTAATTTATTGTAAAATCACCATTTTCAATTGCACTTATTGTAGCTTTTTCATCCCCCATTTTATTATGGTTTGTATAGAATCCAATCCCTCCGCTTTTAAATGGTACAAAATTTATACTATCAAGAGATTTATTGTATTCTTCCACAGCTCGCAAAAAAGTACCATCTCCCCCAATTATGAAAACAAAATCTGGATTAACTTGATCTTTAATTCAACCATTTTTTAAATGAGTAGTTTCAAGCTTTTTAACTAATTCTTGAGTTTCTGTATAGTTATTTTGAATAATTGCATATTTTTTCATTGAAAACCAACCTTTTGATAATTTTAACAAAAAAATAGCAATTTTAATTTATTAAATAATCTTAGCTAAAATAATCTATAATTTTATTAATAGGAAGCGGTGAATTATGGAAAAGAAAAGATTAATTTCAGGAATTACAAGCACAGGTAAAATGACCTTGGGAAACTACTTGGGGGCAATGCAACAATTTGTTGAACTTCAAGATGAATTTGAAATGATGGTATTTGTAGCTAACTTGCACGCCATTGTTTTACCAATCGAGGCTAAAGTCTTAAAAGAAAACATTAAAAGTATGGTGGCACTTTATTTCGCTTGTGGTCTTGACCCCAATAAAGCAACTGTATTTTTACAAAGTGATGTTTTAGAGGTTACTAACTTAGCTTGAATTCTATCTTGTAATTCAACAATTGGAGAACTAGAAAGAATGACTCAATTCAAAGATAAGTCGACAAAAGTTAGAGCTGATAATGGGACTAATTTCATCCCAACAGGATTGCTTACTTACCCAACTTTAATGGCAGCAGATATTTTATTATATGATGCTCAGGCAGTTCCGGTTGGAAAAGATCAAAAACAACATATCGAGTTAACAAGAAATTTAGCAGAACGACTTAACAATAAATTTGGGGAAATGTTCACAATTCCTGAACCAATTATTAGAGAAAACGGAGCTAAAATAATGGACCTTCAAGATCCAACTAAAAAGATGTCAAAATCTTCTACAAATCCAAAATCATATATAGGTCTTTTGGATGACTTAAAACAGGTTGAAAGCAAAATCAAGGCCGCTGTCACTGATAGTGAAAATATTGTTAAATTTGATGTTGAAAATAAACCAGGAGTAAGTAACTTAATGACAATTTATTCTTGCATCACTAAAAAAACTAATTCACAAATCGAAGAAGAATTTAAGGGTAAGAATTATGGTGACTTTAAAGCCGCAATTGCCAAAGTTGTGATTAAGCTTTTACAAAAAATTCAAGATAAATACCAAGAACTATTTAATTCTCAACAAGTTGAAGATTGATTAGAACAAGGAGCTTTAAAAGCTAGAACAATTGCTGCTCGCAAGTTGCAAAAGGTTGAATGAAAAGTTGGACTAAAATACAAAAAATAGAGAAAGGTTATTAATAAACCATTCTCTATTTTTTAATTATTCTGCTAACTTAAACTGAGTCGCTTCCCCAGATTTGGGAACATAGTCTTGAATTAGCGCAATTGAATTAGCACCATTAAAATCTGTTGATAGAAATAACCTTAAACCTCAGTTAATTTCACTAATAATATTATCACCCTCAAGAGCATAAATATTACCATTAGCATCAACATAAAAACTATTGTGTTGTTTTAAACTCATTTGGTTGAGATTAAATGAGGGTTGAATTCCAAATTTATCTAAATCCTCCATGGCTTCTTGAACTGGTTCTTCTCCCAGGATTTTTCCAAATAAATCATTATAAGTATATTTTTTACTAAATTCCACATCATCAGGTTTTTTGATTTCTAAAAATGTATTTTCTGATTCTGGTTTTTGATGATATAAACTATTAAAAAACTTAGCAACCGCATCTAAAAGTTCTTTTTGATAAGTTTCAATATTACTTGAAGTTGTTTGTTGAATATAGAACGTTGAAATTTCAGGTAAGACAAATTCACTTCCACCATCATTGACAATAATCCCACTAACATTCATTCTTCCAAAAGCATTTGTTTTTTTGCTATCCAATTTTAAGTCATCTTTTTTAAAGAGTCCACCAAATTTTTGGTCAATACTATTTTCAAAATTATTAAAGCCGAATAAACTGGTTTTGCCCTTGCTATCAGAACTCATTTGGTCATAAAATGATTTCAATTTATCTCCATCAGCTTCCCCACTTTTCAAAATTTCTACAAGTTCCTTGCGTTGGGTGCTTGAGTGAATTATTCTCTGACTTAATGTTAAGTAGCTCATTGAATTTAAATGAAAATCAAATTTATCACTTGTTAAAGATAGTTTGGTTTTAAACGCTTCTTTTAAAGATTGCTTTGATTGATTTTCTCATAAATTTGGATTAGTATTATTTTCATTAAAAATTAAATCTGGTTTTTGCATTTTGTTACGAACATCTTGAAATTCAGCAGCCAAACTTAGAGCAGCAGGTTTACCTGCCGTATTGAAAACCGCTATTGATTGAGAAAGTTCAATTTGATCGGTTGTTTCTGCAAATCCTGATTCTTCTAAGTAGTTAAAACTAAAAATTAAAGAAAACTCAATCGCAAAAGCATTATTTACTTTTTTAACTTTAGTATTATCAACTGAGAAAAATATTTTAGTCTCTTCAACATCAGGTTTGATGGTACGGTATTCAATTTTAGAATTAATATTTGAAATAATATAATTGCGGATTTCTTTAATGTTAATTAATTGACTTAGATCCATTAAGAATTCAGCATTTTGTTCATCAATTGGATCTTGCTTATTTGAAAAATTATCTTCCAAATAAGCATAATTTAAGAATTTGAAATCGCTTTCTTGACTTTCATTATCATCTGAAATAAGGACATAATTATTCATCAGTGAATCTAATCCTTGAGTCATTAAATAAGTTTCAATTTCGTTTTTATACATTTCTGTTAAATATCTGTAATCAGCAGAAGGAAAGTCTAGTAAACTTTCTGACTTTTCCCTAGTATTACAAGCAACCACACTAGCAGTTGTGCTCGCTGTCAAGGTTAGTCCGCCTAAAATTAGTAATAGTTTTTTCATATTTTCTCCCTCTACTGATGAAATTCTTCATCAAAATTTCATTTTACTTTTCGAATTTTTTCAATTCTCTTAGTTGCGTTTTTCTTTTTTCTAAATTCTAAACATACGTTATGAATTGCAATTAAATTGTTAATTACAAATAAATCCTTAAGAGTTGTATCAATTAAATCAACATACCATTGCAAGGTATCTGGTTTTTCAAAATTAAAATAATTTTCTTTTAACATGTGATACTTGCAAACGTAACACATTTTCATTACATTCGGGTCTGCGTTTTCTAAAACAATAGCCTTATCTCAGGCTGCTTGCAATTCCTTTTGGTCAAATTCAACTTCGTTGCCATTAATTTTTGCCATTTTCAAACTTCCTTAAATAAATTTTAATAGGTATTATCAAAATAACCTTAAAATGATTATACTCTTTTTGATTCATTTTAAAAAGTGGCTGCAAATAAAAAATACCACTTTGAATTTCAAAGTGGTATTAAAGGTAAAATAAATTAGTTGTGATTTACTCAAAGTTTTTCAATTGCGGGTTTTAGTGATGAAATGTAGGGTCCATAAATTACTTGAACTCCTGTCCCTGCGGTTTTCACCCCTAAAGCCTTAGTGGTTTTTAATTTTGGTTCGTCAACAAGACTTGCATCAAATACTGTTACTCTCAAACGAGTTGCACAGTTATCTAGCAATTTAATGTTAGCGTCTCCACCAAGTCCATCAATGATATCTCTTAGTAATTTAATATCATAACCATCAATTTGATCAGCTTTAGCTCCTTTTTTACCTGTAGCTTTTTTTGCATCAGCGTGTCCTAATAATTGATTCAATTCGTTGTGAATTTGTTCTGGATTATCGTATTTTATATAAATTTTTGCCATAGTTTTAACCCTCAACTTTCATTGCTTTTGAACCAGTGGTTTTAATAACACCCTCTGATACTTTACTTGCGTCTTTAACTTCAACTATTAATTCAGTTTTTGAGTGATCTAAATCAATAATGTTGTCTTTTCCTCCAAGTGCTTTTAGTAATTTTTCAGCGCTAGCTGCATCTTTTTTAGTACCTTTTGCAAGTGATGCTTTTAAAGCTTCAACTGCTACGTTTTCTTCACCAGCATCTTCACGACCTGGAGTTTTGTAATCTTTTACTTTAATAATTCATCAGAATCCGAAGAAGTATGATGGTGACATGATTAGCAATCCGTAGATTGGAATTCACATTGCCCCAGTTCTTCCTGCTCAACTTCCAAATGCTGGATTTCCACTAGTTCCTGTTGAGTATCCTGGGATAATTCCAAAGAAGATTCAATCGATAAATCCAGCGGCAAATCCTTGACCAACAGTTACATTTAATAAGTACGCCATCATGAAACTAATTCCAGCCATGAATGCATCAAATAGGTATAACATTGGAGCAACAAATAAGAATGAGAATAAGATTGGTTCTGTAATTCCTGTTAAGAAACTTGTTGCAGCTGCTGAAATCAAAATTCCTGAACTTTGTTTTCTATTTTCTGGTTTAGCCATCATAATCATTGCAGCTGCCCCGAATGGGTAACCGTATTGCATGAAGGCAAAACGTCCTGACATAAACATTGTTCCTACTTCATTAGTAAACTTACCAATTTGAATAGACCAAACTCCATCAGAAGATTGTGAAAGTTGGTTCGCAAAGTTAGAACTTCAAACCTCATTGTTCATTAGAATTTGGTGAGCTTCATCAGTCATTTGTCAACCGTTTCCACCCATTCATTTCATTTGTTCAAAGAAGATTGTGTAAGCTCCTGAAGTCATTGTTCAACCTGTAATAATGTTGTTTGAATCAATAACTGGAGTTAATCATTCCCCTCCAGCTGATGTATATCAGAATGGAGTATATTGTACGTGGTGTAGTCCCATAGGAATCAATAGACGTTCGGTAACCCCGAAGAAGAAAGCAACTAGTGCTCCTGCTGTTCTAGTGTACTCTTCTTTTCCACCAATTCCCATTAATGATCCCATTCCTGTTCCAATTAGGTATAGTAATTGTAGGAATGCTGGTCAAATAAAGAAGAATGCTAATCCTGCTGCGATTCCAAAGAAGAAACCAGCAATAGGAACAAATTTTTCTCCACCAAAGAATCCTAAGATTCTTGGTACTTTAATATTATATGTACGGTTGTGAATAACTGCCATCCCTCAACCAATTAAAATTCCCCCAAGAACTGATAAGTCAAGTGTGGGAGTAATTCCTAGAACGCTTTTTAGCATTCCTTTATTTGTTCCTTCACTTACTAATCCAAATTTACCAGCTAGGCCTCATGGGTCGAATTGAACAATAGCGTCCCCGGCTGTATTAGTTGTTGGTAAGAATAATGCCATTATTGTTGAAGACATAACCATGTATGCAACAAAGGCCGAAACTGCTGCTACCCCTTTAGATTGTTTTGCAAATCCAAATGCTACCGAAGTACAGAAAAGTACTCCAAGTGAGGCAAAAACAACATCACCGATTGACTTCATTATGTTGAAGAAGTTTACCGCTCCGTCTCCTCAATTATTTTGTGAAGCGGCTGCGGCAAATCCCCCCCCAATTCCCAGGAATAACCCGGCAATTGGAAGAACTGCAATCGGGAAAACGATTACTCTTGCTAAATTTTGTAATTTTGAAAAACTGGCACCTTTAAATTGGTTTCAATTTTTTCCAAATTTAGAATTAGCAAAAGCTTCTTTTTTCTCAGCTTTTTTGGCAAGTTTTTGCTCTTTTAAAAGAGCTTTATCGTTATCTATAACGATTTTTTCGTCTGCCATAAATTCTCCTTATATTTTTTTATTTTGATAATTAGATATTTTGTGTATGAAAATTATCCAATCTAGTCTTCTTTTGTACTCATTGTTGTAACAAAAGAACTTTCACCTCTTCAAAGATTGTTACCATCGACTGCTTTAAACGTAACTTTAATGAAGTTAGTTTCAAAAAACTCTGCTTCAGCAAGATTTTTAACATCTTCCTCTGGTTCATCTGGAGTTACCACTTCATCTTTTTTAGATTCATAGTATTTAGTTTTAAATTCCCCGTCTTTTTTATCGTCTCCGTTAATTTCAAAAGTATAGTGTACATTTTCCACTGAACCTTTTACAATTTCGGCTGTGACGGATCTAACTGCGGCAACGTATAACGCAATTGGCAATGTCTTATCAAAACTGTTTGATCCATTGTTAAAATACAAACTAATATTTTCGCCGTCTCGGTTTCATCCGGGCAATTTAGCTTCTATAGAAGAAGCATATTGTTCAAATGAAGCTATTTTGACATCACAAGCAACAACAGCACTAGCCGCTGAAACTGTGACAGTAAAACCTGCTAATAGATTTAATAACTTTTTCAATTTAGCTTTCCTTTCTACCGTACTAATATCTGTACATTTTTATTATAAAGTATTTTTCCATTTTTTCTACATATTTTATAAAAAATTTAGAAAAAATGGAAAAATTAACATTATATAAAATATGTTTTAATAATTTATTTCCAATAAAAAAACTAGGTAAAACCTAGTTTGTTACATTATTTTGCTAAAGATTTTTTAGCAGTCGCAATAATTCCTTCGAACTGCTTTGGTTCATTAATTGCAAGTTCAGATAACATTTTACGGTTAACTTCGATCCCTGCTAATTTTAATCCATTCATGAATTTTGAATAACTCATTCCATGCGGGCGAACTGCTGCATTAATCCTTACAATTCATAAACTTCTAAAATCACGTTTACGTAATTTACGTCCAACGAAGGCATAAGCCATAGAACGAACAACTTGTTCATGTGCCTTTTTGTAACTTGATTTTTTGGTTCCATAATAACCTTTGGCACGTTTTATTCAACGTTTTCTTCTTGCTCTGGTTACTTTACCAAATTTAACTCTTGCCATACTATTTTGCTCCTACCTATCCTTGTAATAAACCTTTTAAACGTTTCATATCTGTTGAATGAACAAATATAACTTTTTTTAGGTGTCTTTTTTGTTTTGTTGATTTGTTTTGTGCTAAGTGTGAACAATAAGCTTGACCACGTTTTCATTTTCCAGCAGCGTTTTTTCTTACACGTTTTGCTAGAGAACTTTTTGTTTTCATTTTTGGCATAAATAAACTCCTCCTTATTTGATTAGCCTTTTTTCGGCACTACATAGACATCTAAGAATCTAGCTGTTAGTTTAGGTTCTTTTTCAACTTTACATACATCCTCAATAATTGCTAGGAATGAATTTAGAGTCTTTTGACCAAATTCTTGATGAACTATTTCTCTACCTTTAAATTTAAGAGATATCTTTACTCTATCTCCATTTGAAAGGAATTCGCGAGCTTTTTTAGCTTTGGTTTCTAAATCATGTTGCCCAATTCCCACTGTTAAACGAATTTCTTTATTTTCAGTCTTAACTTGATTTTTTTTGTTTTCTTTTAGTTTACGTTTTTGTTCATATTTAAACTTTCCATAATCTAAAATCTTTGCAATCGCTGTAAAATTGTCTTGTTGACTAACTTGCATTAAATCAAGTCCTTGATCTTCAGCCATTTTAATCGCTTCCATTTTAGGGATTGGTCCAATTTTGTTTCCATCATTGTCGATGATTAAAACCATTTTAGCTCTGATTTCACGATTGACAAAATCAGACTTTACGTCTTTTTTGATATCTGCCATTTAATTCCTCCATTAAAATAAAAAATGTGCCATTTAAAGACTAATAGCACACTAAAATATTATTAACTCTATAGTTATAATAATCAGATTTTACCGCTTCATTTAATTGACGGTGAGCTTGTGCTACTTCTTTAAACCTTTTTAATTATGACATAATTAGGAAAAAAGTCAATTAAAATTATCAAAAATAACTATTTTAATGATAACTGCTAGAACTAGTTTTCTGGACCATCATTTTCAATATCAAAAATAAGAGTTTTAACTCAAACACCGGTAATTATTTTCATAGTTTCTTCGGTTGCACATTTTTCTATATCTCAAACTCCTCAAGTAAATACAGCATTCTTTAAATCTTCAAATTCCATATTTGGGGAAATAGGAATTGTGGAAATCTCAACCCCAGGATTAAATTTTCAAAACTGTAAAAGTTTAAAATAAAATGCAGATCTTAGAATTAAAAACATTTGATGGTTGGTATTTTCTTTGGCAAAATCAAGGTATTCTTGTATATATTTAGAATTATTTGATCTAACTTTATTTAAAATTTGATAGTTAACCACTTCGCTAATATCCAATAATTCCTGCCATTGTTTTCCGAAAAATACTTCATAGTCCTTTAAAATTACCTCATTTTTTTTATTACAAGACACTACAGCTATCGAACTTGTCGAGACAAGAGACAGCGATGATAAAAAAATTAAAATCTTTTTCATCATTTCATTTCCTTTCAAGATATTATCTCTTCCAGAAATATATTAACT
This window encodes:
- a CDS encoding PTS transporter subunit EIIC; the protein is MADEKIVIDNDKALLKEQKLAKKAEKKEAFANSKFGKNWNQFKGASFSKLQNLARVIVFPIAVLPIAGLFLGIGGGFAAAASQNNWGDGAVNFFNIMKSIGDVVFASLGVLFCTSVAFGFAKQSKGVAAVSAFVAYMVMSSTIMALFLPTTNTAGDAIVQFDPWGLAGKFGLVSEGTNKGMLKSVLGITPTLDLSVLGGILIGWGMAVIHNRTYNIKVPRILGFFGGEKFVPIAGFFFGIAAGLAFFFIWPAFLQLLYLIGTGMGSLMGIGGKEEYTRTAGALVAFFFGVTERLLIPMGLHHVQYTPFWYTSAGGEWLTPVIDSNNIITGWTMTSGAYTIFFEQMKWMGGNGWQMTDEAHQILMNNEVWSSNFANQLSQSSDGVWSIQIGKFTNEVGTMFMSGRFAFMQYGYPFGAAAMIMMAKPENRKQSSGILISAAATSFLTGITEPILFSFLFVAPMLYLFDAFMAGISFMMAYLLNVTVGQGFAAGFIDWIFFGIIPGYSTGTSGNPAFGSWAGRTGAMWIPIYGLLIMSPSYFFGFWWIIKVKDYKTPGREDAGEENVAVEALKASLAKGTKKDAASAEKLLKALGGKDNIIDLDHSKTELIVEVKDASKVSEGVIKTTGSKAMKVEG
- a CDS encoding lipoprotein, giving the protein MKKLLNLLAGFTVTVSAASAVVACDVKIASFEQYASSIEAKLPGWNRDGENISLYFNNGSNSFDKTLPIALYVAAVRSVTAEIVKGSVENVHYTFEINGDDKKDGEFKTKYYESKKDEVVTPDEPEEDVKNLAEAEFFETNFIKVTFKAVDGNNLWRGESSFVTTMSTKED
- a CDS encoding rhodanese-like domain-containing protein, with protein sequence MRSISFDEYLKIQDTARTIDVRTASEVKTLLKFNWAENIYVDDLIRNFKTYFPDKNQLIVTVCNAGNRSGQAAQFLQENGYQNAYVLTGGIYNYFRNKK
- the rplT gene encoding 50S ribosomal protein L20, yielding MARVKFGKVTRARRKRWIKRAKGYYGTKKSSYKKAHEQVVRSMAYAFVGRKLRKRDFRSLWIVRINAAVRPHGMSYSKFMNGLKLAGIEVNRKMLSELAINEPKQFEGIIATAKKSLAK
- a CDS encoding lipoprotein, with translation MKKILIFLSSLSLVSTSSIAVVSCNKKNEVILKDYEVFFGKQWQELLDISEVVNYQILNKVRSNNSKYIQEYLDFAKENTNHQMFLILRSAFYFKLLQFWKFNPGVEISTIPISPNMEFEDLKNAVFTWGVWDIEKCATEETMKIITGVWVKTLIFDIENDGPEN
- a CDS encoding PTS transporter subunit EIIB, encoding MAKIYIKYDNPEQIHNELNQLLGHADAKKATGKKGAKADQIDGYDIKLLRDIIDGLGGDANIKLLDNCATRLRVTVFDASLVDEPKLKTTKALGVKTAGTGVQVIYGPYISSLKPAIEKLWVNHN
- a CDS encoding NAD(+)/NADH kinase is translated as MKKYAIIQNNYTETQELVKKLETTHLKNGWIKDQVNPDFVFIIGGDGTFLRAVEEYNKSLDSINFVPFKSGGIGFYTNHNKMGDEKATISAIENGDFTINYFDVLNVEFGSEQFLALNELKLINDSRARDIKIIINNELLQNFKGSGLCITTANGSTGFSKSNGGSVVIADSGIIQISEISPINNNNYHSLQAPIILGPNHKVALQIENNSHNLFIDTKLKKLDANEIQISLLQNKVKVISTIKNGPTKIKLLRDIFIKDGLK
- the rpmI gene encoding 50S ribosomal protein L35; its protein translation is MPKMKTKSSLAKRVRKNAAGKWKRGQAYCSHLAQNKSTKQKRHLKKVIFVHSTDMKRLKGLLQG
- the infC gene encoding translation initiation factor IF-3; its protein translation is MADIKKDVKSDFVNREIRAKMVLIIDNDGNKIGPIPKMEAIKMAEDQGLDLMQVSQQDNFTAIAKILDYGKFKYEQKRKLKENKKNQVKTENKEIRLTVGIGQHDLETKAKKAREFLSNGDRVKISLKFKGREIVHQEFGQKTLNSFLAIIEDVCKVEKEPKLTARFLDVYVVPKKG
- a CDS encoding lipoprotein, yielding MKKLLLILGGLTLTASTTASVVACNTREKSESLLDFPSADYRYLTEMYKNEIETYLMTQGLDSLMNNYVLISDDNESQESDFKFLNYAYLEDNFSNKQDPIDEQNAEFLMDLSQLINIKEIRNYIISNINSKIEYRTIKPDVEETKIFFSVDNTKVKKVNNAFAIEFSLIFSFNYLEESGFAETTDQIELSQSIAVFNTAGKPAALSLAAEFQDVRNKMQKPDLIFNENNTNPNLWENQSKQSLKEAFKTKLSLTSDKFDFHLNSMSYLTLSQRIIHSSTQRKELVEILKSGEADGDKLKSFYDQMSSDSKGKTSLFGFNNFENSIDQKFGGLFKKDDLKLDSKKTNAFGRMNVSGIIVNDGGSEFVLPEISTFYIQQTTSSNIETYQKELLDAVAKFFNSLYHQKPESENTFLEIKKPDDVEFSKKYTYNDLFGKILGEEPVQEAMEDLDKFGIQPSFNLNQMSLKQHNSFYVDANGNIYALEGDNIISEINWGLRLFLSTDFNGANSIALIQDYVPKSGEATQFKLAE
- the trpS gene encoding tryptophan--tRNA ligase, with the translated sequence MEKKRLISGITSTGKMTLGNYLGAMQQFVELQDEFEMMVFVANLHAIVLPIEAKVLKENIKSMVALYFACGLDPNKATVFLQSDVLEVTNLAWILSCNSTIGELERMTQFKDKSTKVRADNGTNFIPTGLLTYPTLMAADILLYDAQAVPVGKDQKQHIELTRNLAERLNNKFGEMFTIPEPIIRENGAKIMDLQDPTKKMSKSSTNPKSYIGLLDDLKQVESKIKAAVTDSENIVKFDVENKPGVSNLMTIYSCITKKTNSQIEEEFKGKNYGDFKAAIAKVVIKLLQKIQDKYQELFNSQQVEDWLEQGALKARTIAARKLQKVEWKVGLKYKK